In the genome of Xenopus laevis strain J_2021 chromosome 1S, Xenopus_laevis_v10.1, whole genome shotgun sequence, one region contains:
- the plppr1.S gene encoding phospholipid phosphatase-related protein type 1, with product MALETNTHRSYSIIPCFIFVELVIMAGTVLLSYYFECTDTFQVHIQGFFCQDGNLMKPYPGTEDESFISPLVLYCVLAATPTAIIFIGEVTTYFIKSTRESLIIQEKMILTGECCYLNPFIRRIIRFIGVFAFGLFATDIFVNAGQVVTGNLTPYFLTVCKPNSTGSDCLIHHQFISNANICTGDPEVIEKARRSFPSKHAALSIYAALYTTMYITSTIKTKSSRLAKPVLCLGTLCCAFLTGLNRVSEYRNHCVDVIGGFILGTAIALFLGLCVVHNFKGFYGSHSKPKPEDPRGVPLMGFPRVESPLETLSAQNHSSSMTEVT from the exons CTCGTTATCATGGCTGGGACTGTTTTGCTTTCATACTACTTTGAATGCACCGATACTTTCCAAGTACACATACAAGGATTTTTCTGCCAAGATGGGAATCTTATGAAACCGTATCCAGGGACTGAGGATGAAAGTTTTATTTCCCCGCTGGTGTTGTACTGTGTGCTGGCAGCAACCCCAACAGCAATT atttttattggTGAGGTGACTACATACTTCATAAAATCTACTAGAGAAAGTCTGATCATTcaagaaaaaatgattttgacaGGGGAGTGCTGTTACCTGAATCCATTCATCCGGAGGATTATACGTTTTATAG gtgtttttgcatttggactttttGCCACTGACATTTTCGTAAATGCAGGCCAGGTAGTAACAGGAAACCTGACTCCCTATTTCTTGACAGTGTGCAAACCGAACTCCACTGGATCAGACTGTCTCATTCACCATCAGTTTATCAGCAATGCAAATATCTGCACTGGGGACCCTGAAGTCATTGAGAAAGCAAGAAGATCTTTTCCATCCAAACATGCTGCTCTAAGTATTTACGCTGCATTATATACAACG ATGTACATCAcaagcacaataaaaacaaagagCAGCAGGTTAGCGAAGCCGGTACTGTGTCTTGGCACGCTTTGCTGTGCATTCCTTACTGGACTTAATCGTGTTTCAGAGTACAGGAACCACTGCGTAGATGTCATCGGTGGTTTCATTCTAGGAACAGCTATAGCATTATTTTTG gGGCTGTGTGTTGTGCACAACTTCAAAGGCTTCTATGGATCTCATTCTAAACCTAAGCCTGAAGATCCAAGAGGGGTGCCACTTATGGGTTTTCCAAGAGTCGAAAGTCCTCTGGAGACGTTAAGTGCACAG aatcACTCGTCATCTATGACAGAAGTTACCTGA